The Bombus vancouverensis nearcticus unplaced genomic scaffold, iyBomVanc1_principal scaffold0028, whole genome shotgun sequence genome includes a window with the following:
- the LOC117160581 gene encoding translation machinery-associated protein 16 homolog, giving the protein MPIAQQGFVPWYFNEAIAMRKEFLKPKKMMHPNSRKSIAITKKAKKISNRQKAEMSCLIKQNSIGEKISWIRNNMIPGVCPYTPEITASLLETEVCSKK; this is encoded by the exons ATGCCCATTGCCCAACAGGGTTTCGTTCCATGGTATTTCAACGAG GCCATTGCAATGAGAAAAGAATTCCTGAAGCCAAAGAAAATGATGCATCCAAATAGCAGAAAGTCTATCGCTATTACGAAAAAAGCCAAAAA AATATCAAATAGACAGAAGGCAGAAATGTCCTGCTTGATAAAACAGAATTCAATAGGAGAGAAAATATCGTGGATCAGAAACAATATGATTCCAGGCGTGTGTCCCTATACTCCAGAGATAACTGCAAGTTTGTTAGAAACGGAG GTATGTAGCAAGAAATGA